From Paenibacillus physcomitrellae, the proteins below share one genomic window:
- the fni gene encoding type 2 isopentenyl-diphosphate Delta-isomerase, which produces MLSASSAAVTDTSGRKTEHIRIVLEEDVEGAGITTGLERYRFQHNALPELDFDAISLDTEFLGHKLRAPLLISSMTGGSAVGGSINERLAEAAEHRGWAMGVGSVRAAVERAELASTFAVRRFAPTIPVIANLGAVQLNYGFGTEDVRRAVEIAEADMLVLHLNSLQEVFQPEGNTAFGGLLKQIERLCRELEVPVGVKEVGWGIDGETAQRLHSAGAAFIDVAGAGGTSWSQVEKYRSADTLRRMAADTFAGWGNPTADCVREVRGRLPEAALIASGGLVSGLDAAKAIALGADLAGFGRALLAPAVTSEASVDEQLARTELELRVAMFGIGVSTIRELQETQRLVRLP; this is translated from the coding sequence CTGCTTTCGGCCTCTTCCGCAGCTGTGACGGATACTTCAGGACGGAAGACGGAGCATATCCGGATTGTTCTGGAGGAGGACGTGGAAGGTGCCGGGATTACGACGGGATTGGAACGGTACCGTTTTCAGCATAATGCCCTGCCGGAGCTGGACTTTGATGCGATTTCCCTGGACACGGAATTTCTTGGCCACAAGCTGCGGGCGCCGCTGCTGATCAGCTCCATGACGGGCGGAAGCGCAGTAGGCGGCTCGATTAATGAGCGGCTGGCGGAAGCCGCCGAACACCGGGGCTGGGCGATGGGGGTTGGTTCGGTGCGGGCCGCGGTAGAGCGTGCTGAACTGGCGTCCACCTTCGCTGTACGCCGGTTCGCGCCGACCATCCCGGTGATTGCGAACTTGGGAGCGGTGCAGCTGAACTACGGTTTCGGCACCGAAGACGTGCGCCGGGCAGTCGAGATAGCGGAAGCGGACATGCTGGTGCTGCATCTGAACAGCCTGCAGGAGGTGTTCCAGCCGGAAGGGAACACAGCTTTCGGCGGGCTGCTGAAGCAGATCGAGCGGCTGTGCCGGGAGCTGGAGGTTCCGGTCGGCGTCAAAGAGGTCGGCTGGGGCATCGACGGCGAGACGGCGCAGCGGCTCCATTCAGCGGGAGCAGCCTTTATTGATGTGGCAGGTGCGGGAGGCACTTCCTGGAGCCAGGTGGAAAAATACCGCAGCGCGGACACGCTCCGCCGCATGGCCGCGGACACTTTCGCCGGCTGGGGCAACCCGACCGCCGACTGCGTCCGCGAGGTTCGCGGACGGCTGCCGGAGGCGGCCCTGATAGCCAGCGGCGGCCTGGTCAGCGGCCTGGACGCGGCCAAGGCCATCGCGCTTGGCGCCGATCTGGCCGGATTTGGGCGGGCGCTGCTTGCTCCGGCGGTGACATCGGAAGCGTCGGTGGACGAACAGCTCGCCCGGACTGAGCTTGAGCTGCGGGTGGCGATGTTCGGGATCGGCGTGAGCACGATCCGGGAGCTGCAGGAGACGCAGCGGCTTGTCCGGCTGCCTTGA
- the cls gene encoding cardiolipin synthase, which translates to MRKGIQIFFITVILIIFYLFGFNFFGKFGGTLLSIFQTLTVITIGLAIFMENRNPSSTLAWILVLALLPVVGLVLYFLIGQNYFRRKKYDKKAMEDQEAYERIDHNGLIIKGEDTRFSHDQQKLLRLSQKMARTPVSLASRTWVLTNGEETFSSLLLELKKATHHIHMEYYIYRADAIGREIQQTLIAKAKEGVEVRFMYDAVGSIGLPKSFLKEMRDAGIEIGIFGAVRFLALSSRVNYRNHRKIVVIDGKTAFMGGLNVGDEYLSRSKTYGFWRDTHMLVKGEAVRTLQIIFLQDWKYVTGQTIMGLEYLSPELERNCTGAVQIIPNGPDNENDSLKNIIFSMIVSAEKSIWLATPYFIPDDDILTALQVAALAGLDVRILFPAKPDKWLPFLASHSYFPSLLEAGVKIYEYEKGFLHSKLLIADGRLATVGTANMDMRSFHLNFEVNALLVGTESVDKMVADFERDLLSTHLIELNAFMRKKIVVRFMESAARLMSPLL; encoded by the coding sequence ATGAGAAAAGGGATACAGATATTTTTCATAACGGTCATATTAATTATTTTCTATCTGTTCGGCTTTAATTTCTTCGGGAAATTCGGCGGCACGCTGCTGAGTATCTTCCAGACGCTGACGGTGATTACGATCGGGCTTGCCATCTTTATGGAGAACCGCAACCCGTCGAGCACGCTTGCCTGGATCTTAGTCCTTGCGCTGCTGCCCGTCGTAGGCCTGGTTCTGTATTTCCTTATCGGACAAAACTATTTCAGAAGGAAGAAATATGACAAGAAGGCGATGGAAGACCAGGAAGCTTATGAGCGGATCGACCATAACGGCCTGATTATTAAAGGCGAGGATACCCGTTTCTCGCATGATCAGCAGAAGCTGCTGCGCCTCTCGCAGAAAATGGCCCGGACTCCTGTCTCGCTGGCCAGCCGGACCTGGGTGCTGACCAACGGTGAAGAAACCTTCTCTTCGCTGCTCCTGGAACTGAAGAAGGCGACTCACCATATCCACATGGAATATTACATTTACCGCGCGGATGCGATCGGCCGGGAAATCCAGCAGACGCTGATTGCGAAAGCCAAAGAAGGCGTCGAAGTCCGCTTCATGTATGATGCTGTAGGAAGTATTGGCCTGCCCAAGTCCTTCCTGAAGGAAATGCGGGACGCAGGCATTGAGATCGGCATTTTTGGCGCCGTCCGCTTTCTGGCCTTATCCAGCCGGGTGAATTACCGGAATCACCGCAAAATTGTAGTTATCGACGGCAAAACAGCCTTCATGGGCGGCCTTAACGTCGGAGACGAATATTTGAGCCGCAGCAAAACGTACGGCTTCTGGCGCGACACCCATATGCTCGTCAAAGGTGAGGCGGTGCGGACGCTGCAAATTATTTTTCTCCAGGACTGGAAGTATGTTACCGGTCAAACCATCATGGGGCTGGAGTATTTATCGCCCGAGCTTGAGCGCAATTGTACCGGCGCTGTGCAGATTATTCCCAACGGTCCGGATAACGAGAACGACTCGCTCAAAAATATCATCTTCAGCATGATCGTATCCGCCGAGAAATCGATTTGGCTGGCGACGCCTTATTTCATCCCGGACGACGACATTCTGACGGCGCTGCAGGTGGCGGCTCTTGCAGGGCTGGACGTGCGTATTCTGTTCCCGGCCAAGCCGGATAAATGGCTGCCTTTCCTGGCCTCTCATTCCTATTTCCCGTCGCTGCTCGAAGCGGGGGTCAAGATTTATGAATATGAGAAAGGGTTCCTGCACTCCAAGCTGCTGATTGCCGATGGCAGGCTGGCAACAGTTGGCACCGCTAACATGGACATGCGCAGCTTCCATCTGAATTTTGAGGTGAATGCGCTGCTTGTCGGCACGGAAAGCGTGGACAAGATGGTCGCCGATTTCGAACGCGACCTGTTATCGACCCATCTGATCGAACTAAATGCTTTCATGCGGAAAAAGATCGTGGTGCGGTTCATGGAATCGGCCGCCCGCCTGATGTCCCCGCTGCTTTAG
- a CDS encoding DMT family transporter: MAWIFLVLAGCCEVLGVIGMNRIVRRRAFSSYLLMFGSFAGSFALLSSAMGSLPMGTAYAVWTGIGTVGSALVGMFLYGESRSWPRMLCIAVILASAVGLKLIT, translated from the coding sequence ATGGCCTGGATTTTTCTTGTATTAGCCGGATGCTGCGAGGTTCTGGGGGTCATCGGCATGAACCGGATTGTCCGCCGGAGAGCCTTCTCGTCCTATCTGCTGATGTTCGGCTCCTTCGCCGGCAGCTTCGCGCTGCTGAGCTCGGCTATGGGTTCCCTGCCAATGGGCACCGCTTATGCCGTTTGGACCGGAATCGGCACCGTAGGCAGCGCGCTGGTAGGCATGTTTCTGTACGGGGAATCCCGCAGCTGGCCGCGCATGTTATGCATCGCTGTTATTTTGGCTTCGGCCGTAGGCTTAAAGCTCATTACATGA
- a CDS encoding phospholipase D family protein, translating into MNSRKDQKPGMAWPDRVSDEPAAARRRKRLTALSLAGLVVILVLWLAGVIVYQTHKPLPRGVSYESPEYTVSSVHFLYDLTYPDGQGGIHQERNIVDRMYEMAGEARQYIVLDMFLFNDYVHKGAVFPDVSGELVRRLIDQKKKYPKLQALVITDEININYGSAPNKLFEQLKQAGIRVAITDVNPLRDPTPAYSAVWRTFFQWFGQRGNGWIPNLMASDGPKITLRSYLKLLNVKANHRKVLLTENGALLSTGNVHNASAYHSNIAFEVKSKPLSADILQTEQSVLRFSGGGKLPGLGDEVGAASSALAYSSVSASRSAPAVEAAASASTPAPASPSAPASIVPGPTPPAVSAPTNGSGIRVRYLTEGKISSRVLETLDQLGKGDTLWMGMFYLGDSKVIRAVLNASKRGVAVKLLLDPNENAFGRDKTGIPNRPVAEKLVSRSEGRIEIRWYNTTKEQYHTKLVYAAKASGEGILIGGSANLTPRNLRDYNLENALWIAAPQSSEVVRSVDQYFERLWNNDGATYSLDYKAYRQKSVWFKEIVFNLQNWLGFTTY; encoded by the coding sequence ATGAACAGCCGCAAGGACCAGAAGCCCGGAATGGCTTGGCCGGACCGAGTATCTGATGAACCAGCTGCCGCCCGCCGGCGCAAACGCCTTACCGCCCTGTCCCTTGCAGGACTTGTCGTCATCCTGGTGCTGTGGCTGGCAGGCGTCATCGTGTATCAGACCCATAAACCGCTGCCCCGCGGCGTGTCCTATGAAAGCCCCGAGTATACCGTATCCAGCGTCCATTTTCTATATGATCTGACTTACCCGGACGGGCAGGGCGGAATCCACCAGGAACGAAATATTGTGGACCGCATGTATGAAATGGCGGGCGAGGCCAGGCAATATATCGTCCTGGATATGTTCCTTTTTAACGATTATGTACATAAAGGCGCTGTTTTCCCGGACGTCAGCGGAGAGCTGGTGCGGAGGCTTATCGATCAGAAAAAGAAGTACCCCAAGCTTCAGGCGCTTGTGATTACGGATGAAATCAACATCAACTATGGCTCTGCTCCAAATAAGCTGTTTGAACAGCTCAAGCAGGCCGGTATCCGCGTCGCCATTACAGATGTGAATCCGCTGCGCGATCCCACGCCTGCTTATTCTGCTGTGTGGAGAACCTTCTTCCAGTGGTTCGGCCAGCGCGGAAACGGCTGGATTCCGAATCTGATGGCGTCAGACGGCCCGAAAATTACTCTTCGCTCTTATTTGAAGCTGCTGAACGTGAAAGCTAATCACCGGAAGGTGCTCCTCACGGAGAACGGCGCGCTGCTCTCAACCGGGAACGTACATAACGCCAGCGCTTATCATTCGAATATCGCTTTCGAGGTGAAGTCCAAGCCCCTGAGCGCGGACATCCTGCAAACCGAGCAGTCCGTGCTCCGCTTCTCGGGCGGCGGTAAGCTGCCCGGCCTGGGCGACGAAGTTGGCGCTGCTTCATCGGCATTGGCATACTCATCGGTATCGGCATCCCGGTCAGCTCCAGCAGTAGAAGCCGCGGCATCTGCATCTACTCCCGCGCCCGCTTCACCATCGGCCCCGGCATCAATCGTGCCGGGGCCGACGCCGCCAGCCGTAAGCGCTCCGACAAACGGGAGCGGGATACGCGTCCGATACCTGACCGAAGGGAAAATTAGCAGCCGTGTGCTCGAGACCCTCGATCAGCTTGGCAAAGGGGATACGCTGTGGATGGGCATGTTTTACCTGGGCGACTCCAAGGTGATCCGGGCTGTGCTGAACGCCTCCAAACGGGGGGTGGCGGTCAAATTGCTGCTCGACCCGAATGAAAATGCCTTCGGCCGCGACAAGACGGGCATTCCAAACCGGCCGGTCGCCGAGAAGCTGGTCTCCCGCTCGGAGGGACGGATCGAAATCCGCTGGTACAACACCACCAAAGAGCAGTATCACACCAAGCTGGTCTATGCCGCTAAAGCCTCGGGCGAGGGCATTCTGATCGGTGGATCGGCCAACCTGACCCCGCGGAATCTCAGGGACTACAACCTGGAGAACGCCTTATGGATTGCAGCTCCGCAGAGCAGCGAGGTGGTCCGCTCGGTCGACCAGTATTTCGAGCGGCTCTGGAACAACGATGGAGCTACCTACTCGCTGGATTACAAGGCTTATCGGCAGAAGAGCGTGTGGTTTAAAGAGATTGTATTTAACCTGCAGAACTGGCTGGGCTTCACAACGTATTAA
- the ychF gene encoding redox-regulated ATPase YchF: MALKAGIVGLPNVGKSTLFNAITQAGAESANYPFCTIDPNVGVVEVPDERLDKLTELVVPNKTVPTAFEFVDIAGLVRGASKGEGLGNKFLAHIREVDAIVHVVRCFEDENITHVDGKVNPVSDIQTINLELILADLESVDKRIDRAKKNMKGGNKQYAQEVEVLERLKEALYNDQAARSVELSDEEKLVVRDLHLLTMKPVLYAANVSEDGVATADSNPYVQQVRDFAAAENAAVVPISAKVEAEIAELEGEDKAMFLEELGLEESGLNRLIKAAYSLLGLYTYFTAGVQEVRAWTIRKGTKAPGAAGVIHSDFERGFIRAEVVSYEDLVAAGSMNAAKERGQLRLEGKEYVVQDGDVMHFRFNV; this comes from the coding sequence ATGGCTTTGAAAGCAGGAATCGTGGGTCTGCCGAACGTAGGGAAGTCCACACTGTTTAACGCAATTACACAAGCGGGTGCGGAATCCGCCAACTATCCGTTTTGTACGATTGATCCCAACGTTGGTGTTGTAGAGGTTCCGGACGAGCGTCTGGATAAACTGACCGAACTGGTAGTGCCGAACAAAACCGTTCCAACGGCGTTTGAATTCGTTGATATTGCCGGTCTGGTGCGCGGCGCCAGCAAAGGTGAAGGTTTGGGCAACAAGTTCCTGGCGCATATCCGCGAGGTAGACGCGATTGTTCATGTGGTGCGCTGCTTTGAAGACGAGAATATTACGCACGTCGACGGCAAGGTCAACCCGGTCAGCGACATTCAGACGATTAATCTGGAGCTGATTTTGGCCGACCTGGAGAGTGTCGATAAACGTATCGACCGCGCCAAGAAAAACATGAAAGGCGGCAACAAGCAATACGCGCAGGAAGTCGAAGTGCTGGAACGCCTGAAAGAGGCGCTGTACAACGATCAGGCTGCGCGCAGCGTGGAATTGTCCGACGAAGAGAAGCTGGTGGTGCGTGATCTGCATCTGCTCACCATGAAGCCGGTGCTTTATGCGGCCAACGTCAGCGAAGACGGCGTTGCTACTGCCGATTCGAATCCTTATGTTCAGCAGGTTCGTGATTTTGCAGCGGCTGAGAATGCGGCTGTTGTTCCGATCAGCGCGAAGGTAGAGGCAGAAATCGCCGAGCTGGAGGGCGAAGACAAGGCGATGTTCCTGGAGGAGCTGGGTCTTGAGGAATCCGGCCTGAACCGTCTGATCAAAGCGGCTTACAGCCTGCTTGGCTTGTATACGTATTTTACAGCTGGTGTTCAAGAGGTCCGGGCATGGACGATCCGCAAAGGAACCAAAGCACCGGGTGCGGCAGGCGTTATTCACAGCGATTTCGAGCGTGGCTTTATCCGGGCTGAAGTTGTGTCCTATGAAGATCTTGTTGCTGCCGGTTCGATGAACGCTGCCAAAGAGCGCGGCCAGCTTCGTCTGGAAGGCAAGGAATACGTGGTGCAGGACGGAGACGTTATGCACTTCCGGTTTAACGTTTAA
- a CDS encoding TetR/AcrR family transcriptional regulator — MSSGKTKLLDASRDCFAAQGFDGASLREIADLCGIKKPSIYAHFQSKEDLFLQVLKRSVAQAKRGMNRYYAANRRQPLEGRLKGLLVLLLEQYRHNQDLKFLLRTCYFPPQSLQAEVLDIAYPFLDEMEQRMTRIFQSEAAGVAGAAESPDRKVIADPVQAAAAYMTLADGVLVDMLYDYPERSERRLGLAWPVYWRGIEG; from the coding sequence ATGAGCAGCGGAAAAACCAAACTGCTGGACGCCTCAAGGGATTGTTTCGCCGCCCAAGGCTTCGACGGAGCTTCTCTGCGCGAAATCGCCGATTTGTGCGGCATTAAGAAACCTTCGATTTACGCGCATTTTCAGAGCAAGGAAGATTTGTTCCTTCAGGTGCTGAAGCGTTCGGTTGCGCAGGCTAAGCGCGGTATGAACCGATATTACGCCGCTAACCGCAGGCAGCCTTTGGAGGGGCGGCTGAAAGGACTGCTTGTCCTGCTGCTGGAGCAGTACCGCCATAATCAGGACTTGAAGTTTCTGCTTCGGACCTGTTATTTCCCACCGCAATCTCTGCAAGCCGAGGTGCTGGACATCGCTTATCCGTTTCTTGATGAAATGGAGCAGCGGATGACCCGGATCTTTCAGTCTGAAGCGGCCGGTGTGGCTGGTGCGGCCGAATCGCCGGACAGAAAGGTCATTGCAGACCCCGTTCAGGCGGCTGCGGCCTACATGACCTTGGCGGACGGCGTGCTTGTAGATATGCTCTACGATTACCCCGAGCGTTCCGAGCGCCGACTTGGGCTGGCCTGGCCGGTTTACTGGCGGGGAATCGAGGGATAA
- a CDS encoding DMT family transporter, translating to MNRNWLYVLIGGLVEVVWVSGLKHASSWWEWLGTLLAIAASFYLIIEASKRLPVGTVYAVFTGLGTAGTVLAEMIFFHEPFAPLKVLLIALLLCGVMGLKLITDRQEEAEH from the coding sequence ATGAACCGAAACTGGTTATACGTTCTGATCGGCGGCCTGGTTGAGGTGGTTTGGGTCTCCGGACTGAAGCATGCTTCCAGCTGGTGGGAGTGGCTGGGCACCCTGCTTGCTATTGCCGCCAGCTTCTATTTGATTATAGAAGCCTCCAAACGGCTGCCGGTCGGGACGGTGTACGCCGTCTTCACCGGGCTGGGCACGGCTGGCACAGTGCTGGCTGAAATGATTTTCTTCCATGAGCCCTTCGCACCGCTCAAGGTACTGCTGATCGCCCTGCTGCTATGCGGCGTCATGGGGCTCAAGCTGATTACTGACCGGCAAGAGGAGGCGGAGCACTGA